TGCCACCGGAGAGTGGAGTGCCACCGGGGCCCTGAGCACCGGGCGGCATGGCCATTCAGCGGTGCTGCTGACCGACGGCCGGGTGATGGTCATTGGGGGCAGCGTCGGTGTCACTGCGCTGAGCAGCGTGGAGCTCTACGACCCCGCGACGGGGACCTGGAGCGCGGGGCCCGCGATGCCTTTCCCCCAGAGCACCACGAACTCCGTGGTGCTGCCGGACGGCAGGGTCTTCGTGGTGGGGGTCGGAGCGAAGGCTGCCCTCTTCGATCCCGCGACCTCCACCTGGACCGTGTTGCCGGATCAGATCCTGGCGCACAACGTGCCCGTGCTCACCTTGCTCCTGGACGGCCGTGTCCTGGTGTCGGGCTATCCCGGGGCTGAAATCTTCGATCCCGCGACCTCCACCTGGACGCGCCCCATCCCCGTGGTGGGCAACCGCGACAACCATGCGGCGACCCTGCTGGCCAACGGCCGCGTGCTGTTCACGGGAGGCTTCGACCTCTGGGGCACGCCCCTCAAGACGGCGGAGGTCTTCGACCCGGCGACGAACACCGCCCAGGCCACCGGCTCGATGAGCGTGGCACGGTTCGGCCACCGGACCTGGCGCCTCGCGGACGGCACCGTCCTGGTCACGGGAGGCAAGCAGAGCGCGTCCAGCACCGAGCTGGACTCCGTGGAGCGTTATGAGCCGGCCACCGGCCTCTTCTCCCAGCGGGTGACGCTGCAACTCGCGCGCAGCTTCCATGAAGGAGTCCAGCTGGACTCCGGGCTGCTGCTCATCGCGGGAGGAAGCACGCAGGGTCCGCCCGGAGCGAAATACACCGCCGCGTCGGAGCTGTACGACCCCACCGCCTGCTACACCTCGTGCGCGCAGCTCGGAAAGAACTGCGGTTCGCTCGGTGACGGCTGTGGCGGCACCTTCGAGTGCGGCACGTGCGCTGGCGGCGAGACCTGCAACGCCAACGTCTGCGGCGACATCACCGCGCCGGCCGTCACCTTCACGTCTCCCAAGCGCTACGAGTTCGTCCACAACACCATCACGCTCACCGCGAACGCTACCGACGCATCGGGCGTCACGCGCGTCGAGTTCTACGTGGACCCGCTCTACACCGGCGAGCCCTCCAAGCTCATCGGGACCGTGACCGGCCCCGGCCCGACGTACAGCGTGAACTGGGACTCCCGCACCACACTGGGCAACATCCTCCGGGCGAAGGCCTACGATGCCGCGGGCAACGTCGGGACGACCTTCGTGGAGATCACCTGGCGCAATGGCAGTCCGGTCGTCGCCAGCTATGACAGCACCCGCATGACGCTCGTCTGCGGTGGGCTCGCCTCCCGCTGTGACTCCGGCTCGCAGTTCAACGGCCGCGGCTTGCTGGGGCCGGAGCCGCATGCCCCGAACACGCTGCGCAACACCTGCTACGACAGCCAGGAGGGCACCTACCATGTGAACGAGTCGCTGGATGCCCTCTCCGTCGCCACGCTCGACGACACCCCCATCGCCCAGGGCCGGCGGGTGAAGATCGAAGCAAAGGTCTGGGCGTCGGCCACCTACACCTCGGACCGGCTCATCCTCCTGCGCGCCACCGACGTGGACTCGGGCGCGGGCCCCACGTGGACCCACGTGGCGACGCTCTACCCCACCGCCGCGGGGCTCAATACCCTCTCCACCACCACGCTCCTTCCGGCGGGAAGCGTGCAGGCCTTCCGCGGCGTCTTCGGGAAGAACAGCGTCGCGACCCTGTGCTCGCCCTATGGCAGCTATGACGACCGCGACGACCTGGTCTTCTTCGCCGACAACGAACCGGACGCGGTGCCGCCCACGGTGGCGCTCAGCGCGCCGGTGAACGGCTCCATCCTGACGGGTGCCGTGGTGCTCCAGGCCTCCGCGAGCGACAACTTCGGCGTCACGGAGGTGGGGTTCTTCGACAACGGCCAGTTCCTCGGCTCCGTCACCACCGAGCCGTTCACCTTCACGTGGAACAGCAACGGCGCGGACAACGGGCCCCATACCCTCACGGCCCGCGCCCTGGACCTCAAGGGCAACATTGCGACGAGCGCGGCCGTGGAGGTGACGTTGGACAATGACAAGACGGCTCCCACCGTGGCCATCACGTCACCGGCCACGGGCGCCACCCTCTCTGGAAACGTGAGCGTCCAGGTCATCGCCAGCGACAACGTCGCGGTCAGGTCCCTGCTGCTGAAGGTGGACGGGCAGCAGAACTACAGCCTGGGAGGCCCGAACCTCACCAGCGCCAGCATGCCGCTCTACACGCAGTCCCTGAGCAACGGTCCGCATACGCTGGTGGTCCAGGCGCTGGACGCCGCGGGCAACGCGATGAGCAGCGCCTCCGTGCAGGTCACGGTCTTCAATGACATCACCGCCCCCACGGTGGCCATCACCGCCCCCGTGAACGGCGCGGAGGTGTCCGGCTGGGTGAGCATCCCCGTCAACGCGAACGACAACGTGGCCGTGAGCAGGGTGGAGTTCTACCTGGACGGGGTCCTGCTCATGACCCGCGTCCCGCCCGACTTCACTGGCTCGTTCAACTCGGCGCTGTACAACAATGGCCCCTACACCCTCACCGCGAAGGCCTTCGACGCCGCGGGCAACAGCGCCGCCAGCGCCGCGGTGACGGTGCTGGTGAACAACGCGGGGGCCGCGAGCAACGCGTCCTATGACGCCGCGCTCAAGGTGCCCCGCTGCGCGGTGGGCGGCCGCTCGTGTGACTCCGGAACGCTGCTCAATGGCCGCGGCCTCGTAGGCCCGGAGCCGCACGCCTCCAATACGCTCGACAACTGCACGGACTCATCATCCGGCACGTATCACTCCTCGGAGTCCCTGGACCGCCTGAAGGTCTCCACCGTGGATGGCACCCCGCTGGCCGCGGGCAAGCGGGTGCGGGTGGAGGCCACCGTCTGGGCCTACAACGCCTCGTATGACACCCTGGAGCTGTACTCGGCCCCGAACGCGCTCAGCCCCGTCTGGACGCTGCTCACCATGGTCACGCCGGGCTACAGCAACCCCCAGACACTCTCGACGACCTTCGTGCTGCCCGCCGGGCCGCTCCAGGCCATCCGGGGCGTGTTCCGGAGCGGAGGGGTGCAGGGCGCGTGCATTGGCAGCGGCTCCAACGTCGACCGGGACGACCTGGTCTTCCCCGTGGCCACCGAGGCGGATGGGGTGGCGCCCACCGTGGCCATCACCTCGCCGGCCAGTGGAAGCACGCTCGAAAAGAGCACGACGGTGGCCTTCACCGCCGACGACAACTTCGGGGTGACGAAGGTGGAGCTCTACGTGGACGGGGCGCTGGCCGGCACCAGCACGGTGGCGCCCTTCTCCCTGACGTGGAGCACCGTGGGCCTGACCAACGGCCCGCACTCGCTCACCGCCGTGGCGTATGACCTGGCGGGCAACACCACCACCAGCGCGGCGGTCGGAGTGACGGT
This genomic stretch from Corallococcus caeni harbors:
- a CDS encoding Ig-like domain-containing protein; translation: MSTPRGGFTLTLLSDGRVVAAGGSGNGPGVQELASCDLYSPATGEWSATGALSTGRHGHSAVLLTDGRVMVIGGSVGVTALSSVELYDPATGTWSAGPAMPFPQSTTNSVVLPDGRVFVVGVGAKAALFDPATSTWTVLPDQILAHNVPVLTLLLDGRVLVSGYPGAEIFDPATSTWTRPIPVVGNRDNHAATLLANGRVLFTGGFDLWGTPLKTAEVFDPATNTAQATGSMSVARFGHRTWRLADGTVLVTGGKQSASSTELDSVERYEPATGLFSQRVTLQLARSFHEGVQLDSGLLLIAGGSTQGPPGAKYTAASELYDPTACYTSCAQLGKNCGSLGDGCGGTFECGTCAGGETCNANVCGDITAPAVTFTSPKRYEFVHNTITLTANATDASGVTRVEFYVDPLYTGEPSKLIGTVTGPGPTYSVNWDSRTTLGNILRAKAYDAAGNVGTTFVEITWRNGSPVVASYDSTRMTLVCGGLASRCDSGSQFNGRGLLGPEPHAPNTLRNTCYDSQEGTYHVNESLDALSVATLDDTPIAQGRRVKIEAKVWASATYTSDRLILLRATDVDSGAGPTWTHVATLYPTAAGLNTLSTTTLLPAGSVQAFRGVFGKNSVATLCSPYGSYDDRDDLVFFADNEPDAVPPTVALSAPVNGSILTGAVVLQASASDNFGVTEVGFFDNGQFLGSVTTEPFTFTWNSNGADNGPHTLTARALDLKGNIATSAAVEVTLDNDKTAPTVAITSPATGATLSGNVSVQVIASDNVAVRSLLLKVDGQQNYSLGGPNLTSASMPLYTQSLSNGPHTLVVQALDAAGNAMSSASVQVTVFNDITAPTVAITAPVNGAEVSGWVSIPVNANDNVAVSRVEFYLDGVLLMTRVPPDFTGSFNSALYNNGPYTLTAKAFDAAGNSAASAAVTVLVNNAGAASNASYDAALKVPRCAVGGRSCDSGTLLNGRGLVGPEPHASNTLDNCTDSSSGTYHSSESLDRLKVSTVDGTPLAAGKRVRVEATVWAYNASYDTLELYSAPNALSPVWTLLTMVTPGYSNPQTLSTTFVLPAGPLQAIRGVFRSGGVQGACIGSGSNVDRDDLVFPVATEADGVAPTVAITSPASGSTLEKSTTVAFTADDNFGVTKVELYVDGALAGTSTVAPFSLTWSTVGLTNGPHSLTAVAYDLAGNTTTSAAVGVTVSNDLTPPTVFITSPAEGALGRGTMTLAASATDNVAVTKVEFYVDGARRFSTTVAPYSFNWNSMVVGNGSHTLVVMAYDATTNVGTSPPVTFTTENDLTPPTVAMTSPANGAVLSGTVTLTADAADAYGISRVDFYVDTLMIGSATTAPYAVSVNTVLRGNGSHTLKAIAYDTASNSATSQVLTVTISNDSTPPTVALVSPVSGAVVSGTILLSANASDNVGVASVRFYINSVLLGTVSSAPYQLAWNTSTVTNGSASVRAEAVDTSGLVSPSSTVSVTVSNSAGGGAQVATYDDVLRVPKCSARGVSCDSSALLTGRGSLGPEPHQPNALGACSDGTSGSFHSDESLDRLKVTTLDGTVMLPGKTVRVEATVWAYSGYSSDKLDLYYAASATSPSWTLLTTLTPTAAGSQTLTATFTLPTGTLQAVRGVFRYGGSMGSCPGGTYTDVDDLVFVTQ